GGGCAGGATCGTTGCCCACGATATCTCGGAGGATCCTGGCGCCGACCAGGCCGAGTGGATCTGGGTGCCGCCGGGATTCGCCCACGGGTTCTTCTGCCCGACCGACTGCATTCTGGAATACCTGTGCAGCGGGGAGTACAGCCCCGGCAACGAGGCCGGTATCTCACCGATGGCGCCTGACCTGGACTGGTCACTCTGCGATCGCGCGTTGAAGCGAGCGTTCGACGAGATCGCCGCGGGAGCGGCCATCATGTCCGAGAAAGACCGGGACGCACTTTCCATGAACAGCTGGCTTGCGGATGAACGGTCCGCGAACTTTAAGTATTGAACGTGCAGCAATGCCACACCGTATTTCACACTTCAATCAATGGGAGAATCCTGAATGACATCGGACCAACCTTCACTCTGGTCAGACATCCGCGGGCTCGTGTTCTTCGGCTGGATCGTCGCGGCGACGCGCCTGCTGCTGGATTTCGTCGCGCCCGAACAGTCCATGTTCATCGGCGTCTACTTCCTGATGCCCTTGGCCTACCTGTATTACGGGTTGAAAGGCAGGTGGGACCATTTGGCCTGGAGGCGGGTGGCGGGGTCGCTCGTTGTGGTGGTGTTCCTGGTCTGGTTCATTCCGAACCTGATTTCGTATACGACCGCTTTCTTCGTCGGTCTGGAGCACGGCCGGTTCTCGCCGGAGAATTCCGGGAGGGTATTTGACTATGAGGGACCGGTTATGACGGTACTGAACGGCGGTATGGTTGCGGGGGGCACGTTCCTCGCGGGTTCTGTATGGAGCGTCTCGCTGGGCACGCTGTTCATCTGGCTGCCCGGGGCGATGCGCCGGCGGCAGGCCCGGGCCGGGTGATAGGGTTCGTCGGGACCGACGCCGTTCGTCAGGCCTGTCGCGTCCCTAAAACCCGATTTCCCGCAAATACTCCAGCGTCCGCTTCGCGATCGGGAAGGGCTTGTCGAAAGGCGCAGGATACATGTCCTGTTCCACGATGGCGTAACCATCGTAGTCGATCCGCTTCAGCAGCCCAAGCAAAGCTGGAAAATCGACTACGCCCGCCGAGGGTTCGCAGAACATGTCCATCGCCACCGCATCGGCAAAGGGGATGTTCTCAGCTTCCACCCTCCGCTGTTTCTCCGGATCCACGCTCTTGAGATGAAGGTAGGGGATCCGTCCACGGTGTTTATCGAGGAAGGCTACCGGATCTCCGTCGCGGTAGGCGTGGTGCCCGACGTCGAAGCACAGCGACACCCGCCCGGGGTCGGTGTCCGCCAGGAAACGCTCGATCTGCTCCTCGTATTCGACGTGGGTCTCGGCATGGGGGTGGAACACGAGGTGGAGGCCGAAAGTGTCGCGGGCGAGATCGGCGACGCGGTGGGTCGTGTCGATTAGTTTCCGCCAGGTTTCGTCGTCCAGGGTCCTTGGCTCGATCAATTCGCCAGTGAACAGGTCGGAGTAGGTGCCGTCGATCAGGACAAGAAAGCCCGCGCCGGTGGCGGCCAGCAGTTCTCCCGCGCCCACCACCTGTTGCTCCAGTTCAGGCCATCGGTCCGGGTCCTCGAGGTTGCCCATGGCGAAGGCGCTGGTCACCTTCAGGTTCCGTGCAGCCAGTTCCCTTTGCAGCCTGTCTATGTCCGTGGGCAGATAGCCATAGGGTCCCAGTTCGATCCACTCGTAGCCGGCTTCGACCACCTCGTCCATGAACCGCTGCCAGGGGGTCTGCCTCGGATCGTCCGGGAACCAGACGCCCCACGAGTCCGGCGCGCTGCCGATGCGGATGTTCATTCATACCTCCTCATGCACTTCTGCTTGCGAACGCGGCCGCGCGGAATTCCTCGCTCAATAATGAAACCGCTGGCTCGTGCGGCGTTCGGCTTCGTAGCCCTCGCGCAACTTCCGCGTCATGGGATCGTTGGTCGCCTCGGCGGACGCGATGTCCCACCATACGTCCGAAGGCGGCAGGTAGCGGTGTTTCTCGGTCTCGCACACGATCACGCAGGCCCGCGTCTCCGAACGGGCTTCCCTGAGCGCCTGTCGCAACTCGTCCGGCGACTTCACGTGCCACGCCCTTGCGCCGAAACTCTCGGCATTGGCCGCGAAATCGATCTCCAGGTACTCCCCTTCGAGACGGTCCGAACCGGCGTCCCGTCCGCGGAACTCGTTGCCGAAAGACCGGCCCGCCCGGGCCATCTGCAGGGCGCGGATAATCTGGTAACCGTGGTTCTCAGAGATGACGACGGTCACCTTGAGGCCCTCCTGCATGGCGGTCATGAGTTCGGTGGGATTCATCAGGTAGGTCCCGTCGCCGATGTAGACGTAGATCTCGTCGTGTTTCCCGGCCATGCGGGTGCCGAGCCCGGCCGGCAGTTCCCATCCCATGCACGAATAACCGAATTCCAGGTAGCAGGCCGCGCCGCCCGTCACGTCCCAGAGCCGGTGCAGGTCGCCTGGCGGGCTGCCGGCGGCGGCGATGACGCAGTCGCCTTCCCGGGCTTCGCCGTTCAGGGTCTGGATGAGTCGGGCCTGGCTCATGGCCTCGCCGGGATGATCGACGTACACTTCTTCTTTCAGCGACTTGTGGTAGGCGTCCATGTGGCGCCGGACCGCTGTACGGTAGGATGAACTGGCCCGGATGCCAGCTTCCTTCGCGGCTGCGGCCAGGGCGGTCAGCGCTTCCCGGGCGTCGGCCGTGACCGGCAAAGCGCCCTGCTTGTAGGCGTCGTGTCCGGCCACGTTGATGCCGATGAACCGGACGTCGGGATTCGTAAAGGCCGACTGCGAGCCCGTGGAGAAATCGGTCAGCCGCGTCCCCACGGCGATGACCAGGTCGGCTTCGGCAGCGATTTTGGCGCCCGCCGGCGTGCCGGTCACGCCGAACCCGCCGATCGCCCAGTCCGAGGATTCACGCATGGCGCCCTTGCCGCCGAAAGTCTCTCCCACGGGGATGCCGCAGGTATCGGCGAAGGCCGCGAGGGCGTCCCAGGCTTCCGAATAGTGTACGCCGCCACCCGCGATGATCATCGGCCGCTTCGCCCCTTTGAGCATCTCGATCGCCTCGGCGATGCGCGCCTTCGTCGGCGGCCTGCGCTCCACGCGCCAGACCCGTTTCTCGAAGAAGTGGGCCGGGTAGTCGTAGGCGTGGGCCTGCACGTCCTGGGGCAGCGAGATCGTCACCGCGCCCGTATCCGCCGGATCGGTAAGCACGCGCATGGCTTCCGGCAGGGCGGTCAGCAGTTGTTCGGGCCGGTTGACCCGGTCAAAGAAGCGGCTGACCGGGCGGAAGCAGTCGTTGACGCTGACCTCGGCGGACACCGGGTGCTCTAGTTCCTGCAGCACCGGGCCCTGGTACCGGGTGGCGTAGTAGTCGGACGGCAGCAGGAGCACGGGCAGGCGGTTGATCGTGGCCGTGGCCGCCCCGGACAGCATGTTGGTCGAACCCGGCCCGATGGATGCCGTGCACGCGATGGTGGCCATGCGGTGGTTCACCTTGGCGTAACCCGAGGCCGTGTGCACCATGGACTGCTCGTTGCAGGGCTGGTGGTAGGTCAGGTCCTGCCCGTACTCGAAAAGGGCCTGGCCCAGCCCGGCCACGTTCCCATGGCCGAATATGCCGAATATGGCGGGGATGAAACGACGCTCCACGCCGTCGCGCTCGCTGTACTGAACGGACAGGAACCTGACCACCGCCTGCGCCGTGGTCAGGCGGACCTTATCGTGGGGGTATGCCATGATCTGCTCCTTCGTTTAGATGCCTGATCCCGGTCGATTCGGGCGGTGTCGGCCGGCCGCGATCGATTAGTCGATAGCCTTCGCCGGGTAGTTCAGCCGATATCCTGCACCGTTTCCCATCGGTCGGACGACCAGGAGCGCTCCACCGAGGCCAGCACCTCAGCCACGGCCCGCGCTTCATTGAAGCCGGGTTCGCCCTGCCTGCCCGCCGCGATGGACTGCAGGAAGTGAAAGGTCTCGATCGCCTTGAGATCGTCGTATCCGAGTCCCACGGCCGGCCCGGGGTTGAAGTGGACGTGCCCCGGATAGGCCGGACCGCTCTGCAGGGTGACGAACCCGTCGTGCGGTCCGTCGACCGCGTACAACTGCAATTCGTTCATGCGTTCGAAGTCCCACCGGATTGCGCCCTTGGTGCCGTGAATCTCGAAGGCCATCTGGCATTTCGTCCCCTGGATCACGCGGTCGACTTCGAAGGAACCCCGGGCGCCGTTCTCGAACTCCACCAGCGCCCCGGCGTAGTCTTCATTCGTCACGGATTCGCGTTGCCCGCCAGTCCCAACGGAAAAGTGCGTGCCCTCGCCGGCCGGCGCGACGGGCCGGTCTTCGATGATCAGCGCCCGCTGCCCGACTACGCGCCTGATGGGTCCCGCGAGCATGTGGGCCATGTCGACGACGTGGGACATGAGGTCGCCCAGGGCGCCGCTTCCGGCATCCTCTCTTCGAAAGCGCCACGAGAGCACGCCGTCGGGGTGACTCGCGTAGCCCGCTAAAAAGCGGCCGCGATAGTGAGTGATGTCGCCCAGCGCGCCATCGGCGACAAGCGTTCGCGTATGCTGCACCAGCGGCGCCCAGCGGTAGTTGTAACCCACCCAGGTCAGCACGCCGGCTTCGGTGGCCGTCCGGGCGATTTCGGCCGTTTCCGCTGGGGAGCGACCCACAGGTTTCTCACAGAAGATATGCTTGCCTGCCGCTGCGGCGGCACGGACCATGTCCAGGTGGAGATGATTCGGCGCGGTGATGTTGACCACGTACACATCGGGGTCGTCCATGACTTCGCGCCAGTCCGTCGTGGTCCTGGTGAATCCCAGCATGTTCCGGGCCTGCTCGCACCGCGCGGTCACGTCGTCCGCGCAGACGACCAGTTCCGGTACCAGCCCGCTTTCAGGAAAGCGCTGCCGGACCTGGTGGTAGGCCCGGCCGTGGACCATGCCCATCCAGCCCATACCGATGATGCCGATGCCGATTTTCGGGGCCATCTCAGCCGCTCCGTTTTGTTAATCGCACTGATCGCCGGGGTCGGCCGCAAAATTGCCAGGTCGGTCGAAGATCGCCAGGCCAGCCGCATAGTCGCCTGGCCGGCCGAATGCCGGGTCAGCCCAGGGCGTCGATCAATTGAGTGACGCCGAGATACAGAAAGAGGACCAGTGCTAGGGCGAGGAGCACGTTCAGCAACCAGCCCGTCTTCAGGTTTCCGACCCACTCCCTGCGCGAGTTCATATACAGCAGGGTGCCGGCCAGGAACGGCATGAAGAAAGCGCCGACCACCGTATAGACGATGACGACGGATACCGGCCGGTCGAACAGCAGCAGGGCCATGGTCGGAAAGGTCAGGAACAACAGGAATCCGCGGTAGTACCGTGAATCGGTTCGGACCATGGCTTCGCGGGCCTCGCTGGACGCCTTTTTGAACAGTGCCATGAAGTCGGCGAACAGGTAGGGGATGCCCTGCCAGACCCCCAGTACGGATGTGATGACCGCGGCCCAGAATCCCAGGTAGAGAGACCACCGGCCGAAGGGTCCCAGCGCCGCTTCCAGCCGGTCGGCCATGCCCAGGACGATATCGATGCCCACCGCTTCGGGACGGATCTGCGCGCCGAGGATCATGACGGCTATACCGAAGAATCCCGTCAGGAGATAGGCGCCGCCGAGGTCGATGCGTATGCCCTTGAGCCACTCGCTTCCGTTTCGGCCGGCCTCCCTGATCCAGTACCCGTAGCACATGACCGACAGGCTGCCGCCCACGCCGCCCAGGACGCTCAGTACGGCGACCACCGAACCCGACGGCGCGCTCGGCAGGGCGATGCCGCGCAGGATGTCGCCGAGGTCGGGACGGAGGGCCCAGGCGCTGATCAGGAAACTTACGAACATCAGGCCGATGAGCACCTTCATGACGGTCAGGAAGAACCCGAATCGGCCCGCCCAGACCATGACGCACGCGGCCAGGGCGTGGATGATCCCCCACTGCGCAACCGAGAGCCCCGGGAAAACCGTATGGCCGGCAATGCCGGAGGCCGACAGCAGCCCGCCGCCGACCAGGAAGGACCAGATGAGCAGGTAGAGCAGGAAGAAGTACTGAACGGGCCTGCCGAGGCGCTCCACCCAGCCTTCCAGGAGCGTGGTGCCCGTCGCAAGCTGCCAGCGTCCGACCCCTTCGTTCAGGGCGAACTTGAGCACAGCGCCCCAGACGATGGCCCACAGCAGCACCGTGCCGAACTTCGCGCCGGCGTTGGTAGCCGAAATCATGTCTCCGG
This region of Gemmatimonadota bacterium genomic DNA includes:
- a CDS encoding dTDP-4-dehydrorhamnose 3,5-epimerase family protein, with the translated sequence MKIEAVESLAIPELKVIRFGCFRDNRGYFTETYRLGDLVQHPETTFLRDIRFVQINESHSRAGVVRGLHFQWNPHMGKLVRAVRGRIVDLALDIRLGSPTLGRIVAHDISEDPGADQAEWIWVPPGFAHGFFCPTDCILEYLCSGEYSPGNEAGISPMAPDLDWSLCDRALKRAFDEIAAGAAIMSEKDRDALSMNSWLADERSANFKY
- a CDS encoding sugar phosphate isomerase/epimerase yields the protein MNIRIGSAPDSWGVWFPDDPRQTPWQRFMDEVVEAGYEWIELGPYGYLPTDIDRLQRELAARNLKVTSAFAMGNLEDPDRWPELEQQVVGAGELLAATGAGFLVLIDGTYSDLFTGELIEPRTLDDETWRKLIDTTHRVADLARDTFGLHLVFHPHAETHVEYEEQIERFLADTDPGRVSLCFDVGHHAYRDGDPVAFLDKHRGRIPYLHLKSVDPEKQRRVEAENIPFADAVAMDMFCEPSAGVVDFPALLGLLKRIDYDGYAIVEQDMYPAPFDKPFPIAKRTLEYLREIGF
- the iolD gene encoding 3D-(3,5/4)-trihydroxycyclohexane-1,2-dione acylhydrolase (decyclizing), giving the protein MAYPHDKVRLTTAQAVVRFLSVQYSERDGVERRFIPAIFGIFGHGNVAGLGQALFEYGQDLTYHQPCNEQSMVHTASGYAKVNHRMATIACTASIGPGSTNMLSGAATATINRLPVLLLPSDYYATRYQGPVLQELEHPVSAEVSVNDCFRPVSRFFDRVNRPEQLLTALPEAMRVLTDPADTGAVTISLPQDVQAHAYDYPAHFFEKRVWRVERRPPTKARIAEAIEMLKGAKRPMIIAGGGVHYSEAWDALAAFADTCGIPVGETFGGKGAMRESSDWAIGGFGVTGTPAGAKIAAEADLVIAVGTRLTDFSTGSQSAFTNPDVRFIGINVAGHDAYKQGALPVTADAREALTALAAAAKEAGIRASSSYRTAVRRHMDAYHKSLKEEVYVDHPGEAMSQARLIQTLNGEAREGDCVIAAAGSPPGDLHRLWDVTGGAACYLEFGYSCMGWELPAGLGTRMAGKHDEIYVYIGDGTYLMNPTELMTAMQEGLKVTVVISENHGYQIIRALQMARAGRSFGNEFRGRDAGSDRLEGEYLEIDFAANAESFGARAWHVKSPDELRQALREARSETRACVIVCETEKHRYLPPSDVWWDIASAEATNDPMTRKLREGYEAERRTSQRFHY
- a CDS encoding Gfo/Idh/MocA family oxidoreductase encodes the protein MAPKIGIGIIGMGWMGMVHGRAYHQVRQRFPESGLVPELVVCADDVTARCEQARNMLGFTRTTTDWREVMDDPDVYVVNITAPNHLHLDMVRAAAAAGKHIFCEKPVGRSPAETAEIARTATEAGVLTWVGYNYRWAPLVQHTRTLVADGALGDITHYRGRFLAGYASHPDGVLSWRFRREDAGSGALGDLMSHVVDMAHMLAGPIRRVVGQRALIIEDRPVAPAGEGTHFSVGTGGQRESVTNEDYAGALVEFENGARGSFEVDRVIQGTKCQMAFEIHGTKGAIRWDFERMNELQLYAVDGPHDGFVTLQSGPAYPGHVHFNPGPAVGLGYDDLKAIETFHFLQSIAAGRQGEPGFNEARAVAEVLASVERSWSSDRWETVQDIG
- a CDS encoding Nramp family divalent metal transporter; amino-acid sequence: MKLNFLQMIALMGPGIAVAATGVGAGDMISATNAGAKFGTVLLWAIVWGAVLKFALNEGVGRWQLATGTTLLEGWVERLGRPVQYFFLLYLLIWSFLVGGGLLSASGIAGHTVFPGLSVAQWGIIHALAACVMVWAGRFGFFLTVMKVLIGLMFVSFLISAWALRPDLGDILRGIALPSAPSGSVVAVLSVLGGVGGSLSVMCYGYWIREAGRNGSEWLKGIRIDLGGAYLLTGFFGIAVMILGAQIRPEAVGIDIVLGMADRLEAALGPFGRWSLYLGFWAAVITSVLGVWQGIPYLFADFMALFKKASSEAREAMVRTDSRYYRGFLLFLTFPTMALLLFDRPVSVVIVYTVVGAFFMPFLAGTLLYMNSRREWVGNLKTGWLLNVLLALALVLFLYLGVTQLIDALG